CCTTGTTCTGTTTGCATAGTAAGCTGATGCATTTATATATGTTGGTGCATTTATATTTTCATGCCCTGTTCTGTTTGTTTCagaataattaggaaaagtCATTCAGCACTTTTGGttctttctcattttttaaaaatattcttCAAGAAATTTGCAAgctgatgttatttttcttcttgaatAACTAGAGAAGTACATATACCACctattcaaaatattaaaattttactAAAGTTCATTAATGTTTCACCACAGGTTTGAATTGAAGATAGCTATCTGTgaaaagaaatcattttgaagacGTTGCACATTGATTTCGCTAGAGGTACAAGCCAACTTATATTCTTGTgttcttttttattaggaattaGATTAAGTTACATATATGATATTAaatttgttcatttgtttgaacCTGTAATGTACattcattttcatcttttggTCATTtggattcttaatttttttttaaactggaGTGTCATTGCAGTAGATATATTATATGACCTGCAAATTTTATTCTTAACATTGATTCGTGTAAAAAACTGTTTACTTGGTGACACGTGATAAATGGCTAGTAGTGGAAAACCTTTGGGGTTCAGTCTGTTTGCTCATGTCTTGTGCTTTTATCTCAAACAGTGACCTTCTCGTTGACTTCCAAATAGCTTCTTGGTAtcctaataatttttttgttgtATGAGTGATGCTCTTTGTTAATATTATTCTTAATTGCTTTCTtttgcttatatatgtatatgtatatgtatgtatgtgtatattTTAAGGTTAAATTTGTCATGGTTACAGAATATGGATAAAACTTGGATGCAAAAGAATAGACGAAGCAAAGCATATTGGGATGGTTTGCAAAAATTCTTAGATTATGCATTCCAGAATTCAAGTATAAATGGGATGATATTATGTCCATGTAAAGAATGTAAGTGTGGTGTATGTATTACCAGGGCGAATGCAGAACTTCATTTGAAAGTTTATGGTTTTGTTAAAGGATACACCCATTGGGCAGCTCATGGAGAATTTGTTTACTCTAATGCACCAAAACCTACTTCCCATGATATCTCACATGGGGTACAGGATGAACTTGATGACATGCATGGTTTGGTTcatgatgcaatgggaattccTGAACAAGATTATACAAGGATAGATGGAACTGAATACAAAAGCCAATTGCCCAATGTAGAAGCTGAAAAGTTTTACAATCTAATTGATAATTCTAACAAAGAGCTTTACTCTGGATGTAAAAGATTCTCAAAACTGTCCTTTATGATTCGGTTGCTTCACCTCAAATGCCTTGGTAAACTCAGCAACAAAATTTTTGATATGTTACTTGATTTGTTGAAAGAAGCCTTTCCAGATGCGATGGATGGTTTGCCTAAGTCTTATTATGAAGCTGAAAAGTTAATGAAGGAATTAGGACTTGGGTATGATAAATATGATGCATGTCCGAATGACTGCACTTTGTATTGGGGGGTAGATGCAAGAAGAAAGCATTGTGAAACATGTAAAGAATCTAGATGGGTTAAATCTGAAAATGATCCGACTGGTGAGGGAAGAAAAATACCGCATAAGGTTTTATGGCATTTTCCCCTAAAACATAGGTTACAACGCCTATTTATGTCCTCCAAAATTGCAGGCCATATGAGATGGCATGCAGAAGGTCGTACTAAGGATGGTAACATGAGGTACCCTGCTGATTCTCCATCTTGGCAAACATTTGACTTTCATCATCCAGAATTTTCTCAAGATTCTCGTAATGTGAGGTTGGGCCTAGCATCAGATGGATTTAACCCATTCAAAAATATGAGTTCAACTCATAGCACTTGGCCGGTAATATTGATGCCATATAATTTGCCGCCATGGATGTGTATGAAACAACCGAACTTTATGTTGTCATTATTGATACCCGGTCCATTTGCACCAGGAAATAATATTGATATATATTTAAAACCTCTCATAGCAGAATTAAAGGAATTGTGGGATGTTGGAGTGAATACATATGATGCATCCAGAAAAGAAAACTTTCAACTTCGTGCAGCACTTTTATGGACCATTAGTGACTTTCCAGGTTATGTAATCCTCTCCGGATGGAGCACTAAAGGAAAACTTGCATGTCCTGTATGCCATAAATACACATGTTCATAGCATCTACAAAATTGGGGAAAATATTGCTATATGGGGCATCGAAGGTACTTGGAAATGAACCATCCATTTCGCAAAGATGCTAAATCTTTCAATGGAGCTGTAGAGTATGGAAAACCACCAGGAAGGTTAATGGGGTCTACAATTTTAGATGAGTTAGCTGGTTATAGTATTAAACTTGGGAAGACAGTTAGTGACAATCCAGAATTGCCatttaattggaaaaaattaAGTATTTTCTTTGATTTGCCCTATTGGAAAGACAATATGATACGTCATAATCTTGACGTTATGCACATTGAGAAGAACATCTGTGAGATCATTGTGGCTACATTGTTGAATCTGGAAAAAACCAAAGATAATAAAAAGTCACGTCTTGACCTTCACGATATGGGTATAAGATCAGAATTGCATCCCATTGAGAAGGGAAATGGTAGGAGTGTTCTGCCTCCAGCTTGCTTTACaatgaaaaagaaggaaaaggagatattttgcaaagtTTTGAAAGGGATAAAAGTTCCAGATGGCTACGCAGCAAATATTTCTAGATGTGTTAAAGTAAAGCCACCAAAAATTTCTGGATTAAAAAGTCATGATTACCATATTTTGATGCAACAGCTTCTCCCAATAGCTCTGCGCAGAACTTTATCAAAAGCAGTTCGCTCTCCTTTGATCAAATTGAGCAGGTATTTTCGCAAGTTGTGCTCCAAAGTTTTGGATCCAGCAGATTTAGTTCATTTGGAAAAAGAGATTGGTATCATACTTTGTCAATTAgaaaggatttttccaccatccTTTTTTAATGTGATGGTACATCTAGCTGTTCATTTGGTTAGCGAAGCAAAAATAGGAGGGCCTGTCCATTATTGGTGGATGTATCCTATAGAAAGGTACTCATGAAATATTTAAGTGaagtattttgaaaattttagacattttttatCATTAACTTCATCTCAATATTCTAAACCTGAATTAAAACTTGCCTTGTCAAGGTATTTAGGAACTTTGAATTCCTACGTCCGAAATAGAAGTCGACCAGAAGGCTGCATTGCTGAAGGGTATTTAGCTGAGGAATGTTTGAATTTTTGTTCCTTATACCTAGCTGATTATGTTGAAACGAAGTTTAATCGGACAAGTAGAAATGATGATGTGGGCAACACCTCAAGTGAAGGCTTCGACGTATTTTCCAGTTCATGTCGTCCACTAGGAAAAGGAACTctaacaaatttcagcaatgaaattttgagaaaagcacATCAATATGTGCTATTTAACTGTGACCACATCAAGCCATATGTTGAGTAAGTAAATTCCTTTCAattcaaaaaattatatatGTTAAATACTTAGTGAGTTTCTATATGCAGCCAACACCATAAAATGGTGGAGGAGCAAAATCCATGTGCTGGAAAACATGTCATTGAGCGTATTCATTGTGAGAACTTTGCAGATTGGTTTTCGGACCATGTAAGCTCAACAATCTTACAGGttctattatctttttttttatgcataaaagaagaaatttgtCATTGTTACATTTTGTATATAATAGGTTAAGCAGATTCAAGTGGCTGATGGTGTTGACATCTCCAAAGATTTGAAACTTCTGGCTAGGGGTCCAAATAATGTGGGGAGAACATATCAAAAGATTCTTGTCAATGGCTTTCGCTTCCATACAAGACAATTAGAATCTCAGAGGAAAACTCAGAATAGTGGGGTTCTTGTCAATGCAACAACATCAAGCTTTTCGAGTACTAAAGATAATAATCCAATTTTAAGTGACTTGGCTTACTATGGTATCCTTGAGTTAAATTACACTGAAGGCCGAATTGTCACCTTATTTGAATGTGATTGGATATCAAAAGGCAAAAGATTAAAGCAAGATGAGGATGGATTCACATTGGCCAACTTCAAGAATGTAAAGGCTCACCCTGAGCCATATGTGATAGCAACCCAAGTTTCACaagttttttatgttgaagaCCCTTTAGCTGAAGGCTGGAGTGTTGTTGTTGCTACATCTCCTAGGAATGAGTTTATGATGGACCCCGTATGTGATATTGAGATGTATTTGCAGAGCACAATTACCTCAACAACTCAAATGGACAATGAGAATGAAGACATTCGATGGGTTCGAGAAGATGATGGAGATGAAATACTCCACTAGGCTGAATTGTTGAAATGTTTGGTTTTTGCTATTAAAACTGTAAAAGTTGTAACTATAAACGTGGTTGCAATTTCACATGCATTTTTTTGTAGATGCAAATTCAGATTAACCTTGTTGTGTCTTTGCATTTGtccattttaaaatttctgttttaacttACTTACTTGCACTTTAAAATTGATTTGTTAGTAGATGAAAATTTTCAGTCTAATTGTAGCCTTTCTATTATCATATTCGTTTGACATTTTGCTATCCTTTTTGTATTTGTgttcttttatttgttaaatgtTTTTATTTGTAGGAATGGCAAGGACTAAAAGACCGAAGATTACTGGAAATACACTTGTTGATCAACACGAGGATATAGCTGAAAATCAGATTCACATTGAGGAGCCTAACTCTACAGGTACATCTCTAATAAGTCATGCCCAGTTCTGATTTTCATTCTTGAGATCCAGTTTCAAAACTTTTAGTTCtactagtttcttttggtaATGAAATTCACCGGCGTCATATTTCATGGTTATAGATGAAGAAAATGCAGATGAAAATTCACAAAGAAAAACTAGAGGGCCAACATATATGACAAAAATATGGGGTAAACCTAGTAGTTGTCATCGGTACAAAGTTAGATTTGATAAGGATGGTGAGCCTGTTGGCAAGAACAAGTCCAAATTTACTGAGTTCTTATGAACAATAGCAATAAATGGAAAGTATGCTCCTCTAGACGTGACAGATTGGCGTGAAATGACAAATGATAAGAAGCAAGACATGCTTGTACTGGTGAAGGTAATGCACATTTTGCTTGATGCAAATATACAGCTGTACCCTTTATATGACAAAAATATGGATCTAAGTATTTGAGGTGTTATTGTAGGAAAAATTTCGTCTTCCTCCAGGTGCAGATTTTTGGACTTTGAAATCAATCGGCAAAAAATGGAGAAATTGGAAATCAGCTTTAAAGGCAAAATATTACAATCCAAATGAATCCATTGAGAGTCAAATTAACAATAGGGATCAGCGGATCTTGAAAGATCAGTGGAGAAATCTTCTGGCTTACTGGAGCTTAGAGGAAACAAAGGTATAACTGTTTTAACTATTAAATATCAACCATTATGTTGAGATTATAAGTTTTCACtatttttctataatttcagAATACCAGCGAGAAGAATAAGATGAGTCGGGCTAAGAAAACAATGAATCATAAGACAGGGAAGAAATCGTATGCTCAAATTCGAAAGAAATTGGTAAATCTTTTAAACCTTTTAGTTTCATTTAGTTTTTTCTTGTATCACCTAGTGGTCTTATGAAGACTTCATTTTCTATAGATGAAAAAATTAGGTCATCTCCCATCACGAGTTGATATGTTCGAACACTGTTATACTGACTCAAACGGAAACCCGGGAAATGATGACGTTGCAGCTACATTAGTAAGTTATTAATTGGTTGATGAAATTAGTACTCTAAATGACTTAAATTGTCTACTAACTTAGGACTAATTTTATCTTCATTAATGTAAGATAATCGACTTTAGTAATATTGAATTTTTTCTGGATTTTAAATACAACAAGCTTTGAAGGAAAAAGTTAGCCAACTTCCCCCTGGTTCCAATGATGATGTTGGTCGTAATGATGCATTTGCTCAAGTATTTGGGGAAGATAACAATGGGCGTGTGCGCATGTATGGTCTAGGTGTGACACCATCAGACAAATGGGGTAACGTACCTAGTCGCAGCACTTGTCAGCGTATCGTTATGGAGCAAAAGGCAGCAATTTCTAAGATGGAAGATAAATTTGCTGAGCAAGATCAGCAGCTGAAAGACCAAGCCAAAGAACTTGCGGAGCTCAAAGCAATGGTGTGTCAGCAGCAAAATAGTGGCTCAAAAACTGGTGGCTCGATAAATTCAACGTCCTCTAATCATGTTTCAAAATCTCCTATGGGTGCTCATTCTCTTCAGGTATATTCATGattatttttcaagaatttaTTGTGATTATACCATATGAGGATACTCACTTTTGTTGTTTGAAACTTGTTGATTAATTAAATTGCTATTTTGTTTGGTTATGTTGAATAGTAAAACATGGTAATTTCAACTTAGTAAAGTCATGGTTATTAagttttattgctgaaaattggagaaatgcTCAAAATGCAGGGGAAACTctaccaaatttttttaaaaaataaatctaCCTAATTCAATTCTATGACTTCAAATTATCTTGTAGGAAGGTGATTGGGTGGATATTTTCAGCTTGTTTGATCCAACAAAATGTCTAGCTATTGGTCGCCTCCAAGGAATTGATCCTTCTAAAGTTGTTGGTGGACAACCATTAGGACCATGTTGGTGTGAAATACTAGTACAAATCGTGATGGAACGCAATGAACAATTGATTAGGCCTTATGGGCTATTGcaaacaattgaagatgcacTTGGTGCACCGATTGCTTGGCCACTGAAATTGGTATACTTTGACACAAGATTGTTCAAgtttttttctttacaaatatttgtaAGTTGGATGGATAATGAAGTGGTGTTCTTACTTAATCTACTAATTTTATAGGTGAAGAATCATGAGGATTGACAGTAGCCTTTTGTTTGGAGAATCAAGAGTTGGACAGCAGCCTTTTGTTAGAGAAGCAAGAGTTGGACAGCAGCCTTTTGTTTAGAGAAGCAATACTAGTTTTTGAGTTGACTTCAAATTTGtggaatattttatattcttgagAATGTTGCTGGATTCTATTGCAAGAGTTGGATGACAGCCTTTTGTTTAAAGAAGTATTAATGCTAGTTTTTGAATTAACTTCAAATTTGTGGAACTTTTTGCTTTATTTAGGATGTCACCAGTTTTTTACTTTCAAGCAGATTTATATTCTTTGGCATAGTGGCTGTCTTACAATTGCATATTATGTGTTTGGCGTATTGTATTAGGAGATTAGAGTAGAAAATTTAGatgaaaattgcacaaaaaaaaGACATCTATTGAGGCACTTGCCAATGCCTACATTgaaactaatgcacctagtaaaACCACATATCGTGACACTCTTTGAGTGTTTGGAGATTCCTTTTACAATGGTAGAAAATGCCTTGAAAGACAGGTAAACACTACACTATAAACTGCCTCCATTAATGTATATAATACACTTCATTGTGCCTAGACAATTACCTTTTGGCAACACGTAAAAGTGTCCtaaaaagggcaaaaatgaTACGAAGTAAGGTGCCTTTATAGGGCATCTTTGGAGGCATTAGTGTGTGCCTATTTGCAATTTCTATCATGGCAATTGTGAATGCATCAAATTCATTAAACATGACGTTAAAAAAAGCCTCCAACCTATTCCAAACGAGTAGTTTAGTAGACATTTGATGTGTGCACCTCAATAGTCTAAGTGCCTCTAAAAGTTTCCTATTGCATCATTTTGTTGCGCCTCCAAATATAATATTTCTTGTAGTAACCAAATCTAGTATAATACATTAGCCCATTTTCTTTAACAAAACCCAACAGCTAACACCAACACTTAAAGGATCAAACAGAAAAAGACAAAcaaagtgcaaaaaaaaaaaaaaaagaaacatgaaCTAGCTTCTGGTGGAACCAAAAACAGGTCCGCCAGAAGCTGGAAATTTTCCGGCCAACTCACTGGAAACAACTTCCAAGAGTATTTAGAATCGAGTTTTGGTACAAGCATGATCCTTATAACCTTGCGAACTTGTTCAAATCATCAAACCAAATCCCCAAACATTCAAATGATGGCTTAAACTTCATGCCAAGCGTTGAATCAGCCAAGAGAAAATGTTATAATTACCTAATGATGCCTGAGGACTTGAACCAACGTGgagaaactcaagaaaaaagctctcaaatgcaaaaaataaaacaaacaagttCTTGTCGCAAAGGTCAAAGTGCTGATGAAGTAGCAACTTCAAGTTTGAATTTGAACGATTTAGGGATTTTtttaaggaaattttcaaaatgaaagTTGCCCTTTGATGATCCTAGATTGTGCAGAAGCAAAGATCTCCTCAAAAGGAGCCTGGAAGATATCGGAATAGGGCGACGAACAGAGCTAATTCACCAACCCTGTTTTCGGGAAGAAAATctgcaaaaaatttttttctctttctcctctttttCTCGCCCTTCGGCTGCTTAGCCAACTTCTCTAACCCTTCCTCTTGACCCTAAAGACTCTCTCTTAGCCTtttaaatgaaacaaaaaattgaTTAAACCCTAAGAACAAAGGCTGAGATGATTTAACTAGGATTTTTTTTATTCGGTCCctttaattgatttttgacAGCTGTTTCTTGGTAGATTTTGGGTAATAAGGTGTCCTAGTACTAGCTAATCTATGGGGGAAAGAAAACTGGATGCAAAAACGAATCTAAATTTGCCAAAAAATCCAGCTGTTTGTACTGGTTCTGATTTGCTGCGATTGCTAGTGAAGAAGAAACGCGCGCGTGAAGCtgcagagatttttttttttgaaaaataataaatggGCCGATGGGCCTtatcttgttttcttttcatccaggttttttgttgggtttggctTGGGCTTTTGCATGGGTTTTATTTGGATTGTGGGTGAATTTATGGTTAGGTTTTGGGTGAAATTTTTTTGATTGGgtttttggttggattttgattgggttaaaaacaaaggaaatctctactatttttccaattttgaaaatcccatttttcttttcttttctcctacaaaaataaaaataaaaataaaatgattatttacacaataataataataataataataatacaataaaaataagattaaacaaaatttttgagaaaattttggttTCTACACGTACATTTGAATGTGTATTAGATTAAGTGATAAgtacttatcacttattttttgaaataaattttatcttGAAAGTTCAGtactatttaattaatttagatattttattttttattatcaaatgcAGTTAAACatgttaagatttgaatccattaaatttaaatattaaattagatTATCAAATAGCACCTTAGTTGGTCAAGGGTCTGGATGTGATTCTCCTACACGATCCTCCAATCTCTTAGTCGGATTTCGCGCCCTTTCTCACACTCGTATTTAGTATCtgataaaagaaaataacataTCGTATGTTACACTTTGTCCCGTAAGGATACACCCAACTTAAATTGTTAGCATTCACTAGGACTTCAATCTCTATCCAACAACTACTAAGAGTCCTATTGCTTTAATTTTCTAAAGTTGCttaattcaaaataatttctttAGTTAAGATTTTATAGTAGTTCTTGAGTATTACACATCAAAGGAAATTGGTTTAAAACCCATGTCATAAAATCTCCAGTGGTGATAAGTGAAATAAAAGCTTCATACAACATCAAGTCCTACGTTCATTGAGTCAAAGAACAGTAAAGTGTGGTTGCAAGCACTACAACATATCCATTAATCATCCCGGAGATCAAACGCTTGGTTTCCACAGGTTTGAAAGAAGATGAGCAACATGCTCCTGTTGGACTAGTGTTTAATTAAAGTGTTAGCTATTGATACACTTTTTGATGGCATTCACTAATTTGAGTATTAAGTGCAGCTGCTTCTTGGAGTTCATGGCTTCGCTATTATATATAGCACTCAGTAATAAGATGCATAGATATGGTGGGGAATATATTAGctaaattaaatgcagaaatCAGTGTTTGAAGTAGATGCAACTCGTTAACAAAGCATCGCTGGTTCAATGATTATCATAAGCCATTCAGACTAGATAAAATGTGTTTCCCTAAGTGAAGGTTCGTATCATAAGATGCTTTCATTTATGCGGGTTACTTTCAAATTTGTCAGTTTATTTTGAAATAGTGGGGAATGTTGGTCCATTTGGATCAATTGATTTGAATTTCAGGATGGATTTGATGGAATGTGTTTGAAATGATTCCGCTTGAAATCCGCATTAATTTGAAATAACTCGTTTAAATAATTCGTTTTCCAAATTAATAAGACAATTGGGGTagaaatccaaataaataaaagttaaGGGgctaaaaaagaatttttagttTTTCGTTTATCCTCAAGCGTCTGATCCTCAAAGCCCTAAACCAAagctttgagctatcagaatcACAGATTTGCTGCCATGGCAACAGCACCCTCTCAATCTTTTCATGCCCTTCTCGTGCCGTAGCAACAGCACCCTCTCAGTCTTTttccttattctttttttctattCTATCATTTATCTTTCCACAAAtttttttagaaagaaaaaaaaaagaagctttaAAGGGAACTAGCAAGCAGCAACCATGCGGTCCATGCCGCCATGGAAGCAGCAGCAGGCTAGCAGAGGAGGTGCCACAGTAGTGACAGTCGCAAAAGAGAATAGCTGGCGTTGACCATACTATTgaccattttctcttctttcgaGTTTCAACCATGACATAAAACAGTTTAATAGATTAATATGTGAAGAGATGGATTTCAAATGACACGTGTTTTGGGTGGATTTCAAATATTCCCAATTTTAACACTTACAGGATTGATGGATttcaagtccaaattcattctCAGTTATCCAAACATCTTGCGGATTTGGAAGAGGATTTGAAATCAAATCCACCCAAATCCCTCGATCCAAACATAGATTTAAAAGCCATTAGATTTTTTCACCTGTATCATCTAAATTAGTTGTTTTCCGAACTAACTCTATGTTACATCCCTAAACTTATATTACTTTAtactttaaattttaattttggataCTTTACATTCTAAACTCGTAATTGTGGATACTTTACCTCCTAAATTCTTAACTTTATCTTATTTAAGTCTAATCAATGACAATGTTAATAAAATTATCGATATAAAGGACCCCATAAGTTGAATGTGATCAAAAGGAGCCAAAGTATCCAAGTTAGAACAAAacaatatatttttataaatttgcaCTATCTTTTATGTCATTAATCTTTTAACAATATTATTGATTCAAACTATACAAATCAATTACAATGTACTGAAAATGACGAAAAAGAGTCAAGGGATCGCAGGTAGAATAAAACAATACATTATCATTAATTTGCACTATCATTGATCTCATTAATTTTAATAATATTGTCTGTGATTAGACTTaaatgggataaaattcaaagttTAGGATCTAAAGTAGCCAAAACTAAGAATTTAAGTGTAAAGtatccaaaattgaaatttagaatGCAATGTAAGAATGTAGTACAAGTTTCCAAGGTGCAAAGTAGATTTAGTCCTTATTTTCCTAAAAACGTGTGACTGTCGTGACTCTTCAATAGGTATTTGTATCAGGTAGTGAATatgtttctttatttttaagaaattatcTCCCGAATAACTGACCGTTAAATGATAGTATAGATAGACAAAATCTAAAGATAAAACATCATAAACTTTTCTAAAAAGTCTCCTCTACAAACTCTTTCATTGAAAAAATTGTAAGAGTCCGAAAAACAGTGAAGCTCAAGCTTTTGATCCCATTTGTGCAAAATGTTGTCAAACAAAAGCTATATTTTAAGATAGCGGTTAAGTAACAAAACTCATTTGGGCAATAGTTGCAGAGATGAATAAACCTTAAGGAAAGCACCATTAGTAACATGTCTTAAAACCATTTTTCTCAAGAATTTATCTAACATCCTTCCAGTAAC
This Coffea arabica cultivar ET-39 chromosome 3e, Coffea Arabica ET-39 HiFi, whole genome shotgun sequence DNA region includes the following protein-coding sequences:
- the LOC113737565 gene encoding uncharacterized protein; protein product: MKKLGHLPSRVDMFEHCYTDSNGNPGNDDVAATLEKVSQLPPGSNDDVGRNDAFAQVFGEDNNGRVRMYGLGVTPSDKWGNVPSRSTCQRIVMEQKAAISKMEDKFAEQDQQLKDQAKELAELKAMVCQQQNSGSKTGGSINSTSSNHVSKSPMGAHSLQEGDWVDIFSLFDPTKCLAIGRLQGIDPSKVVGGQPLGPCWCEILVQIVMERNEQLIRPYGLLQTIEDALGAPIAWPLKLVKNHED
- the LOC113737563 gene encoding uncharacterized protein, translating into MDKTWMQKNRRSKAYWDGLQKFLDYAFQNSSINGMILCPCKECKCGVCITRANAELHLKVYGFVKGYTHWAAHGEFVYSNAPKPTSHDISHGVQDELDDMHGLVHDAMGIPEQDYTRIDGTEYKSQLPNVEAEKFYNLIDNSNKELYSGCKRFSKLSFMIRLLHLKCLGKLSNKIFDMLLDLLKEAFPDAMDGLPKSYYEAEKLMKELGLGYDKYDACPNDCTLYWGVDARRKHCETCKESRWVKSENDPTGEGRKIPHKVLWHFPLKHRLQRLFMSSKIAGHMRWHAEGRTKDGNMRYPADSPSWQTFDFHHPEFSQDSRNVRLGLASDGFNPFKNMSSTHSTWPVILMPYNLPPWMCMKQPNFMLSLLIPGPFAPGNNIDIYLKPLIAELKELWDVGVNTYDASRKENFQLRAALLWTISDFPGYVILSGWSTKGKLACPVCHKYTCS